GCGGCCCGCGGAGGACGACGACGATAAACGTAATCAATGTAGTTTTAAGAGGCGCGCTCCAGTAAACGGCCTAGTGTCTCGGGGCACCAGATCCGGGGAAGGCCTGCCGGCCAGGAAGAGTCCCTAAAAAGGTGACTTTTAGCTGAGCAGGCAGAGGAGAGAAGCTTTCAAAGTAGGGCAAAAACAAAGGCCCTGAGATGGATGGGAGACCCTAAAATGAGTCACAGACTGCGGACAGGAGCAGGGCCTTGGAGACGGTGGAAAAGGCGGGGCTGAGACCAACGAAGGAATGGGACGAGGAGGTGGGGGGATGCCTTTGGTGAGAGGCGGCTGCAGGTACTTGGGGAGGGATGATGGGCGCTAGGGGGCGCGCTCCGAGAAGGGTTATCACGGAAGTGGGGGCGGTTTGGGGGCGTGGACCCAGAGTCCGCACTAGCTCCATCAGCGAGTTAACGACCCGGCGGCCGGGACCCTCCCAGAGAATGCGCGCGAGGTCCTGCGGAACTGCGTGGAGGGCGGGGGCGCCGGGTGGTATCGCTGGGCGGCTAGGCGCCCGGCTGTGAGCTCGGAGCCCTCACCTGTGAGGCACAGACTTCATTAACCCTTTATTACAAGGAGCGCTCTTATAGAAGTATATGTGGACTTAAcgtgaaaaaaatcaaatgtatcCAAGAATAAAAAACACAGCACATAAAGTAGTATATGCATTCCAGTGTTCGCGCGGAGACAGTGGGCGCCAGGAAAAGGCTCTTCTATAAAGGCCTGGCTCAAGGGGGCCAGCGTGCGAACGGTTCCGGGCGGCGCGGACCGGCCTCAGGCACAGTGTGGGGGCCTCCTGCCTCTTCCCCGCGGCCGGCGGGCGGGGCAGCACCAGTTCCTGGGGCCTCCGGGCCAGCGGCCACCCCAGGCCAGTGGAGTGGGGTGCCAGGCAGAACCCCTCAGACTGGGGTGGCCGCGCCTGGCCCTCCGGGGGCAGCGGCGACGACATCCCGGGTCTCGTGGGCTTCAGGGCCAGCCAAAACGCACCCTCAGAAGCCCTTGGCTTAGTCAGCCTTTTTCAGGAAGATCTGGAAGAGCCGGGCTCAGTGTCAGCTGGGGTCTCAGAGAGCAGCCCTGGTCTAGCTATTTGGTAGAGCTCCCCATTCCCcgcacccagccctgccctgtaTCACCTCACTCAGAATGACCCACACCGGCGAGTCTGTCTGGATGGAGAGGCGCAGCGCTTCCAGGGGGCCAAAGGCTGGGTCCACTTCTCCCTGTGCCACACCCTTGTAGAAAGAGCCTGGGGGAGGGCAGCGATGAGAGGTGGCCCCAAGACTCCTGCCTGTCCCCCCGCCTCCACCTGACTGCCCCTCACTCACCGATCTGGAGGTAGCCATCAGAGCTCCGAGGGTACTGGAGAGTGGCTGAACGGCCCTCCTGCAGGGCCTCCTTGTCTGACTGGGGGTTCTGGGGACCAGATCAAGGGGCTGAAGCCAGTGGCTGTGGAGGGGGCAGGGGCCTCAGCGCACACCCACCTGCTACTACACTCACATCAAAGGGCAGCACCTCCACGGATGTGTTGAAGAGCTTGTCCTCTGGGTGCTCAATGTTCCCGCTTCGGAAGAAGAACCTGTGGCCAGACAGGCCTGTGAGCTGCTGCAGGGTTTGGGCACTGCCCAGGCACACTACCCAGCAGAGAAAGGCCAGGCCTGGACCAGGAGTGCAGTAGGTGGGCCCTGAGGTACTGCGTGAGGCTAGGCACCACCCGGGGCAGCCGTTGGACTGCGCGAGGCAACCAGGGCCTTACTTGTAAGGACAATGGTGATGGGCAATGTCACTGAGCTCCTGTGGGCCCTGTTGGACTTAGTCTTTACAAAGTGGCTACTGTTCTGAGCCCTacttttcagataagaaaacttAATAAGGTTAAGGAATTTGCAGGGGTCACAGAGGGAAATCTGCAGGTCCAGAAATTTGTGGTGAGGCCTCTACTCTGGTAgccaccctgcccctcccccaaggtgGACCTGTGGGCGCTGGCACTGACCGCTCCAGTCGCAGTGGCTGGAAGAAGCGGAAGCGGATGAAGTCCCCTGCAGCGGGCGTGAAGGCCCAGAAGAAATCCTCGCGCAGGTAGGCCTTCTCCAGGGTGAACTGCTGGTATGTCTTGAGGCTCGTACTCACTTCCGCGGGCGGGTTCACATGCTCCTTCCGCAGTGCCTGCTTCCCAAAGTCCTTGTCCTACAGTGGAGGAGGGACACTGGTGCTAGGGTGGGCCCTGGACTTGCCCTGCTACCTGCTTGTCCAACCTCAGCCCAGGCTCTGCTACACTCAACTAGGCTTGAGTGTGGCACTGCCCACCTTCAGTTTCTGGATCTTGCCCGCCAGTGAGGAGTGCGTGCCCACGTGCTGGAAGAGGGATGGCTTGAAGCGGATCCGCAGGTTGGCCTTCTGCCGGTCACAGTGCTTCTGTGGAGGGAGGGTGACACACGCTAGGGCTCAGCTCAACTCTACCTCTGAAGACAGAAACTCCTCCAGCCGGCAGCGCAGTCTCCTCCTGTCAGGTGCATGGTCACCGACACCGTCCCTACTGGAGGCTGCTTGCTCCACCGCGCCCTCCCGCCTCTGCGCAGGCTCTGCTCACCGCATCCTTCTCAGGATTGCAGACCTTCACCCACAGAATATGGTCCAGGAGCCAGTCGATGGGCTTGTCCCGGTAGAACATGAGGATGAACTCCACAATGACGCTCAAGTCCAGTGACTTGAACATCTTCCCTGCGGGTGGGATTGGAGGGAGAGGGGTGCTGAGTAGGCAGCTCTGCCCTGCCCTACTTCCTCTTAGTCCCTGTGGGGGACACTGGGAAGGGTCCCACAGCAAAACCTCTGGCTGGCTGCAGGCAGGTGCAGGTAACAAGAGGGCAGATGGGATGGTGAGCCCAAACATCCCGATGCAGAGGGCAGGCAGGAACAGGCCAGGTGGGGCCGCAGTGGGCACTCCAGGCAAAGGCTCAGAGCACGACACTGCATGGTACTAGGGCTCGGAACAGGGCGTGGGGCTGAGAgatgatgacagaggcagaagtGGGCTGGATGGAGATATTTTGGTCAGGtcagtggggcagggaggggggtggCACACCAATGAAGCCCAGCTGGGAGAACTCCAGGATCATCCAGTCCTCCGAGGGCTGCTGGAGTGCGAAGTTCTTCATGGTGCTCAGGTAGTTGGGCTTGGCTATGATGTCATCCTCCAGCTGCACAGTGATGGGTAGGTAGAAGGGGGTCGGGACTCAGGATGGGcacaggggcagggcagggcttgCCACCCGGGCCCATCCAGGGTCCAGGGGGAAAAGGGACAGAGCAGGGTCTCAGTGCTCACCTGCACGTAGTAAATGCCTTTGGACTGCGCATACATCATGAGGAAGCAGTAATCAAGGTTCTGTTTGGTCCTCCACCTGTGGGCCAGGGGCAGGGGCCTCAAGAGCTCAGACCCCCTCCACCTCCAATGTGGCTACCACAGAGGCCACTGAGTGGGTAGGAGACCCACCCCCCCATGCAGGGGTCCTCCAATGGGACAATGGAGGTACTGCAGGGAAGTGCCCAGGACTCATACACCCACAGACTAGGTTCTTAGCACAGGTGGGCAGGTTGCTGGGGGCACAGGGAAGTGGGTAGTGCTAGTACCTGACTCTCTCCTTGGGGTCCCCAAAGGACTCTCGGAGGCGGGAGAAGTCAGGGTAgaagtggggagaaggggagatgATCTCTAGGAGCCCAGAATGGATCTCTGTAGGGAACCTGGGGGACAAGAAGGCCCAGTGAGTGTGCACCCTCCAGGGACTGGAGCAGGGACAGCGCTGAGCTAGCTAGACCCTGTCCTTTTCTTAAGGCCCACGAGGCAGACATCCCCTGACACCACACCCATCCTACTGAGGCACTGAGGCTCCCGAGGGGTTGGGTCACCTCTACATGCCCACCCCCTTTCAGCCAAGAGGAGAAGCACCCTTTCCCACAGAGGGATGGCACATCTTGCTGGGGGGGTGGTGCACAGCCGGCACCTGTCTGCCCAACACCCCGCGAAGGGTTCTCCCTCCACCAGCCTTGTCGGGCTGTCAGTACTCACAAGGCCTTGATATTCTCCGTCACCAGCGAGGTATACTGTGGGTCAGTCTGTGGGGAGACCAAGTGCCCTCCATGAGCCAGGCTGCCAGCCCAAATGGCCTGGAAGAAAGGGCTGAGGGAAGGACACAGCCTTCTCTCCCACATGGAAGGAGTGAGCCCACCATCCTGAAGGCTAAGTAAGGCTGGGCCTGGGGGCCACAGGTGCCTCAGAAAAAGCCCTTTTAGATACCTCGGTCCAAGGGGTGGGACAGACTATAACTGGCATCTCCACGAGGGGGCGCTAAAATGTCTTTCCTTTTAACTTTATCTTGTTAAGTTTGTGAGTGAAACTGACGATTGAACTTCTGAGagttttttcctccaaaatgttGCTGTTTTCATTCTCCTTGTTATTTTGTGCCGTGTGTCTTCCTCTGAATGTCCCCGCGACCCGTGCCCTAGCCCACTTGCCTCAGCGATCAGCACCACGATGACCGAGTCCTCTTTCTCCTGTGGGCTGAGCTCTGAGATGAGCGAGTGCAGCGTGTCAGTCAGGTACGAGTGCACCTCGCGCCGCACGCTGGGGATGCCCATCACCACTGACACTGCAGGGACGCGGAGGGTTGGTACTGGGCACTGCGTGGGGGTCGTCCCACCACCCGCCACTCGCCCCTCCCGGGCCCCGCCCCTACCTCCGGTGCGGCCCTGGCCCACGCGCACGGCGGGCTGCAGGCTGCTTTCCTTGGCTAGCAGGTGTGGCAGGTGGTGGAAGACAGTGGGTAGGTGCAGCACGTGCTTGTGCGAGACGTTCCACGGCTTCAGGCGCGGATCCTCTGGGTGGGTCGGGAAGGGACAGGTCAGACAACGCGGTCCGCCATCAGCCTCGCATCCCCTGCCACTGCCCGCTCCTGCGCTCACCGGTTAGGCGGCCCCAGGTGCGATTGCTGTCTCCATCTCGCAGCGCTTGTCTCTCCGACACGGCCCTCTTGATCTCGTCCAGCACCAGGTTGAGCTCCTTGGAGCGCTTGAGGCTCTCCTGCTCAGCTGCATGCAACCGGTCACGCAGCGCCAGAAACTCCCGCTGGTACACGTCCGCCACATCGCCTGTGGGTGGTGCACAGGCTGTCACCAGGGGGCAGCCTAGAGCTGAGGTACTGCGGCTTGAGTGTTAGCCTACACATCTGTTCCTATGTCTGCCCAATGTGAGCCACATGGGGCTACATAAGGGTCACTCTGAAGTCACAGTGACACTCACACTTGGGGAAGAAAAGCCTCCACTGGGGGAGTTAGCCCTCTCCAGTGCTCTCCCTTTATTTTCTGCATTGAGGAGACATCTGAAGTGGAAGGGCTGCAGGaccacctccagccccaggcgAGACAAACCTAAGCTGAGGCTGAAAAGGCTCAGACTGAAtcctctccatcccctcccctctcctcccaaaGCCCCCTCTTGCTTCTCCTTGCAGCATCTCCTCCTTCCAGGAAGTAGGGCACCCAAGGTCCCACCCAGGGCACAAGGACCCAGACCTTCCTCAAGGAGCTCTTAGCATTGAGGCCAACCTTCCCCTGTTCCTTCTTTCAGCCTCTGCACTTTGCTTCCCATCCCCGTTCACAGAGATCACAGGCAGCCCCATCCCCAAGGCCCCATGGGGACAGAAAACCTCCCTGGACTCTCCCCCGTATCCTGCAAGTAGTACTGAGCCCCAGGCACCCATCGGTCACTGTTCTCATGGTTGTCATTCTACACTTAGGCACCAGCTCTGGATTTGCAATCTCACACAGTCcggcaggggtgggtgggtggggaccGTTGCAGTTACAGCCCCCAATGCTCAGAGGAGCAAATGAAGTTGAGAAACTAGTCAGGGGTCCCTCAGCAAGTCAGCAGCAGAAAGGGGACAAGAGCTCTAAGTGCCCTGAGGCCTGCTTCTCTGGAGATCTGTCCTAGGCCTAGACCATGCCACCCCAGGGGGGCCTGTGTTAGAACCTCCAACTGGGCCCCATGTGCAGGCACTAGGGGTGCACATGGGCCAGAAGCAGCACAGAGGTAGGGCTGCCTGACAGTGGAGAGGGATCTCCAGGGTGCCAAGTACCTGGCTCCACTGGTCTGGCAGGGCTCAGCGAGCAGGAATGAGATAAACGACATCAACAACATCGTTATCTGCTGCTGAAGCAGCCAGGTCCTGCCAGGCTGTGCCCTCTCAAGGCCTTTTCTAATCCGGCTTTTGCCCTCTTTATTTGCCATCACACacacctccttttccttttctgatgtCTATGCTTTCACACACGCTGTCTCTTCTGACTGgaatccccttttctcttctggGCCTGATGAAGACCCATGTAGCCTTCAAGGCCTAGTTGCCTTCCAGATCTCCCCTCTCACCCTCAGGCGGCTCTTATGTTCCAGGATCCCTTGCGGGGGGTGGTCACAGCCCCTAGAATGCCCTGGGATGGTGTCACCTCCCCACAATCGGGTATACCAAAGGTCATGACCAAAGCAAAGTTCGGGCATCTCAGGACACCCCCTTTCTGCAGCTGGGGCGGAGGCTGAAGTGCTAAGtcctggggaagagggaggggtagCCCCTACGCAGGACGGAGAggctgtggggggaggggcgggggagccAAGCAGATCCTTGATGAGGCACTCCAGAGTCAGCAGCTTGCCCCATCTCCCTTCCCACACCCTGCCCAAGGGGCCAAAGGCCAGGCCACTTCAAGCTTCTGTGCTCAGGGACAGCCCTGCTGGGGGAGGGAGTCAGGAGTCAGGTTACCAGATCTTTGAGGCTCTGCTCTGGGTTCTGAGGCCAGGTTACCCTGGAAACCTGACCCCTTGAACAGGGAGCTGGCCACCCCCAGCACTCACCTGCGCAGCTGCCAGTAGGGAGGGGGGACTGGAGGTGCTGAGGCCCAGCAGGAGGGAGTTCAGAGCTGCCTACACAGGCAGGTGGCCTCCCTCCTGCCTGGGTCCCTACCCACCCACCTATTGTCCCTGATGCCCTCCTCAATGCCACCCCAGTGCTGCGGAGCTGCTGAGTCTTGCAGGGGCAGAAGGGCTACTGGCTACACCCAAGGCAGCTCCCTGCAGTGGGGCCCTCTGTGAAGTGGGGGAGGGTCAGGAGACCTCATCCCCCTCTGACTGCTGTTGCCGCCcctgtccccccccacccccctgcaaaCCCGTGGCCTTCTCTGATCTTTAAGTGGGCTGAGCTCCGTCCAACCTTAGCCTGCCCCAGGGGGACAGGCCAGTGGCAGCGGTGGGCCCTGCTGACCTGAATCGTCCTGACCACCAGGGCCTGGGCACAGCCTGCTCCCTACCCTGGCCTCCCTTCCTAGGAGCCTTCTGCTGCCCGAGTCCTGGGGGCGGCTGTGCTCACACTACTGGAGGCTCTCCCGCCCCTTCCTCCCCGAGAAGGCAGAGTAATCAGGATACCAGCAGCCCATGGACCACAGTCTTCCCTTTGGTTCCCTCTTTGTTAAAGAAACAGATTCAAGAGCCAGGCTGGGGCACAGACCTTGTGCTCTGTACTTAGGGAaggggaaacaggcccagagggGCACAGGCAGGTTCCAGGCCCAGCAAAGGTCTGCTGTTAACCTGCGGCGAGGGGACTTCCCttgcggtccagtggctaagactctgagctcccactggagggggcccaggttcaatccctggtcagggaactagatcccatatgccgcagctATGACTTCGCATGtctcaactaaaagatcctgcatgtggcaaggaagatcacacatgcggcaacgaagatcccacgtgcggcaACTAAGAtctggagcagccaaataaataaataaatgttttttttaaaaagtcctgcaGTAGGGCAGGGGCATGGAGAGGGTGCAGGTGTTCACCTCCCCTCCAGGACTTGcacccacccacccagtggtCAAGACAGGCATCCATCATTGCTGAAATCCAAGAGAGGGGACAGCCTAGACACTGGGGAGGGCTGTGTGGCCGAGGCCACCCCCCTGGAGGGTCTGCTGTCTTCCCTGGGGACCTTCAGCAGGTGCTTGGCTGAGGGCTACCGTTCGAGCATTAGTGGAGCTGCTGCACAAATCTGGTCAAGGCTGGATATGAAAGTGGGCCTGAAACCCCGTATCTAGGGTCCGTCTTGCCAAGGCCTGTGTGTCCTTCCTGGCCCTTGGCTTCCAGGATGCCACCTGTTCctgctttcccttcctctctggctTCCTGCCCAACTCTTCCCTTCCCTACAGATATGGCTTCCTCTGCCTTTCCTCTAAGCATCGGTGCCTGGGCCAGCCCTCTCCTGAGCCTCCTACTCACTGCAAGCTGGAAGCCAAGGTCCAGTCTGGCCTCAGACTTAGTCTGGTTTCCCCATGGGCTTAATACAGTTGTCTGAATGTAAGAATGAGAAAGGTTCATATAAGAGCCCAGACTCAGTCTTCTCTTCAAGCTTCCAAAGACCAGACCCTACTGGGACTCCCAGAACAGTAACAGCCCTCGACGGGGAAGGCACAGGTGACCATCTTGTTACATGTCACACAGACTTCTGGACTGCCACACCCAAGGGACAAGGACCCCTGCATCTGAGCCCCGCATTTCTTTGCGTAGGGGTGTTCTCCTGCTCCCCAGGCCCTCCTCGATGCCCCGTTTAGGGAGAGTAGGCCCTAAATGGAGCCATGGGTATCCCCCTCACTCCTGGACACTGTGGCCAGCCAGACTCACAGAGAAGGTGTCCTGGTGGGAGGCTGGTGCTGCAGTTCCTGACACCTGGCTGATGGCCGGTGGCTGCCATAGGAGGCACACAGGAACTGCGGCCTAGCCCAGGACAGGGTGCAAGGGGTCATCGCTCCACTCACAGCTGAACAAATGTGCCCCAGCCCGTCGGATATGGCCCCACCTTGGCCTCCATGCCAGGCTGCTTACATGGCCACTCTCTCAAGGGTCCAAAATGCCCTTCCCCAGGTGACACACCCCACCTACGGAGAACTCTGCCCCAGCCATGCCCTCCATGTACCAAGTCCTAGGGGGTCTCCCCTCAGGCCCTCTGGAGCCCCTAGGGCAGCCCAGGCCTTCATCCAAAcagggctgggctgagctgggcggGCAGGAGCCAGGAGCCAGGAGGGGACACTGGGACTTGGAGGGTCAGAAAGGCTCCAGGTTCTCCCGCAGCCTCTGTTGGGGAACAGGGAagcaggaggtgggagggaggcggagGGTCAGCTGGCCTCAGCCTGATCCCGCTTAGGCCTCCTGCAGGAAAGCCAGACGGCAGGAAGGAAGCAGCTTTTCCCGGTGCCTCCTGTGCTAACGGCTGGGTGGACAAGGGCCTGAGAGCGCCTCCTCAGCCTTCAACCCTCAGCCAAGGCCCCACTCAGCCCCAGGCATCCCAACCAACTCCAGCCGGTGCTGGGGCCTGCCCCCCCCGTCCTAAGTGTGCTGGCCAGATGCAGAGGGCCATGACGGTGGACTGGCCAGCTTAACCCAACTTCAGGTGAGACCACACAAAATAAGTTGACCGGTAGccagggcggggtggggtgcTCATGAGGCCCTCCATGCATCCCCCCAGGCCAGTAGCCACAGGAAGGCTTCCGCAGCACCCACATCCCTGTGGAGGAGTCCTGGGGCCAGATGTCCTGGAGGAGGGCTGTGGAGGCCCCGGGGAGCCGCCCCCACAGTGCGCTGGGGTGGAGAGGTGGTGTGAAGTGATGGTACTGCCTGGATGTCCGGCTGCCTCCTCCTCGTGTCTCAGGATCGGTGTACCCAGGTGCCTGGAGCGGTACCTTGGGGACCCTCCGGCACGGCCACCTCTGTGACCTtgtgtctctgtccctctctgagAACTCTGAGGTCTCCAGCTCACCAGAGGGAGCGACCCGCCCCAACACGGGCAGAACTGTACTCACGGAGGCCGGTCCTGAGCGCGCACGGGGCACCCGACTCCCGCTCACCGGCGCGGCCCAGCCCAGGCCAGAGGAGAATTTCGTTATTCCAGCAGCAAACAAGTGGGAGCAAGGATGGGAGGGGCGTCCTCTCGCACCGCCCGGGCGGGGAAGGGGCGCCCGCGTCGGCTTCCGGCCGCCTTCCACAGCAGCTGTCCGGACCCCGCTCCGGCCGCCGGCGCCCAGGTGTGGGAGGGGGCGCGGGGCGGAGGACGGCGGGGGAGGGGCTCACCTTTCTGGCCGCTGAGCGCCGCGTACCAGGAGAGCGAGAGGAAGGCGCACAGGCAGAAGAGCAGCAGCGTCAGGAAGGCGCCATTGCGGAGCCTCATCTCCTCAGGTGCGCGGTGGGCGCCGGCGGGGCCGAGGCCGCATGGCCCgggggggccggggccggggcgcgGGAACCTGGAGGCTGCAGGGGCCCCGGccccggggcggggaggggctgggagcccggGGCCGGGCAGGGATGCGGGCGGGCCTGCCGGGCTGGGGACTGGGCCGGGCACCGCGCTAACGGCTCCTCTGGGGCGCGGGGAGTGGACCGCCTAGGCTCGGCGCTTGGGCCGGGCCAGGCTGGGCTAGGCTGGGCGGCGAGAGCCGCGGCCCGGCCTGGATCCCGGGCCGCCGCGGAGTCGGCTGCGAAGGGCGGGGCGGCCGGGATTTAAAGGGGCCGCATCATCCGCTGCCGCCACCAGCACCAcgagggggcggggtgggggaccAACGCCCGGGATCCCGCCCTCCTGGCTCCGGACAGCGGCCCCCGCGTGGGCTCATGCGTCCCGGACTTCACGGCCCTGGGCACCGGCCTCAGGTAGGTCAAAGCTGGGGCCTTCGCGAGTTCGCGTCTTCTGTGGTGGAGGCCGTGTGAGGGGGTCCCCCAACCCCTTCTCAGTAACATTTTCGTTGTGAACTCTCGAAACCCAGATCTGGTCCTCAATCGCATTAACTTGAGGCCCCTCAGGTCCCTCCCCCAGGTCTGAGAAGTCTAGGCAAATAaaggtgagacaggctgggacctgggaccggGAACCCTTTGCTGCCGTGCTGGctcctggacaaacatctcctccagcaacaaaatacaaagaaactacgAGGGACTAAAAAGTACTGTGTGCATgggcagttggggcaaattatgaccAGCAAGatagaaaaagaccaaaaacctgactgccacttctgaagagccgggagcaaaaacagggtacCGCACATGCCCCCTGtgcaccaccaaaggggtgggcagaccacctaagccacccctcctgCCCAACCCCCGGACACACCCCTAACCTCACCCCATGTAAGGAACCAGCCGGCCCCACCCAGGagcgagcaagggaacctgttacttgttttcgctgcccccctgctgcagcaggggccccagtaaagccttgcccaaatttcttgtctggcctcttccATTGATtaaggaaggccaagaaccctgacCAGTAACAGATTTCTGGCACCCAACATGGGACCTCTCTTGTCTTCCCGGCAGAGGATCTGGGCACCTCTGGGACCACTGAAAGCAACTTCCCCGTGGGTGACAAGAGGTCGCCTGAACCTCACCTCGTCACCGCATTTGGTAAGTCTGCCTTTCGGGCCCCTGGGGGCCTCAGTACCTCATTCGTGCAATGCGTTCCCCCTCCCGTTTGCCCCTTTCCCTCTGCTGAAATCTCtcctttctctgtcctttccCACTCCTCTGTCTTATCCTTTGGAGAGAGTGGACATTGGGCAGCTACAGTATCACTCCTCTCAGCACGTGAGACCATGCTCCCTCTGGCCGGCAATGGGTGACAAGCAGAGGTGGGAGAGGCTCCCCTCACACCGTGCAGACCTTGGTCCAGTGGGCTCTCCCTGATGGGAGATTTATGACAGTGATAGAATTCAAACCTCATGTGTTGTGGCTGGAAGTTCTATTGTCCCAGTATTCTCACCTTTATTTTCTTGctgtcactttctttttttagtctTTCTCGCCTCCCTTCACCTCTCCCTTGATCCTTACACCTGCACTCCCATCCCCTTTATCCTGAAAAGTTCTTGTTTGTGTCAAGTTTTTGTCGGTGGTACATGCTGAGTAAAAGGATCTTTGTCTTACGTAGTTTTGTCTGTCCAACTGCTCCTGCAAGTCTCTGCTGAAATTGTGGGCCCTGTGGAGCACTTAAGCGTTGAAATACAAACACAGCTCACATTGCCTGAGACTCCAGCCTTGGGTTACTTCGtgggattttaaaaagaataaaaaagagaggaGCTTGCatttctctcctctgcctttgCAATGTAACTATTCTGCCTGGGCTCTCAGGAACTATCTGATCCATCTGTAGTCCCCCggactgaggaaaaaaaagagaccttTTTAAATTCAAGTGGGAAAACTATGAGAtctctggttctgtttctctttatGTAAACATTAACTTGTAAATGAGCtgtatttaattggcttaaaggaaACTGAGCACGTATATAcattctcagaaatataaaacTCGCCAGAATACATTCCACATTCATGTGATCtgggaaatattcaatattaaattaatatctggTATTAGAGCTA
This window of the Mesoplodon densirostris isolate mMesDen1 chromosome 3, mMesDen1 primary haplotype, whole genome shotgun sequence genome carries:
- the MGAT4B gene encoding alpha-1,3-mannosyl-glycoprotein 4-beta-N-acetylglucosaminyltransferase B, encoding MRLRNGAFLTLLLFCLCAFLSLSWYAALSGQKGDVADVYQREFLALRDRLHAAEQESLKRSKELNLVLDEIKRAVSERQALRDGDSNRTWGRLTEDPRLKPWNVSHKHVLHLPTVFHHLPHLLAKESSLQPAVRVGQGRTGVSVVMGIPSVRREVHSYLTDTLHSLISELSPQEKEDSVIVVLIAETDPQYTSLVTENIKALFPTEIHSGLLEIISPSPHFYPDFSRLRESFGDPKERVRWRTKQNLDYCFLMMYAQSKGIYYVQLEDDIIAKPNYLSTMKNFALQQPSEDWMILEFSQLGFIGKMFKSLDLSVIVEFILMFYRDKPIDWLLDHILWVKVCNPEKDAKHCDRQKANLRIRFKPSLFQHVGTHSSLAGKIQKLKDKDFGKQALRKEHVNPPAEVSTSLKTYQQFTLEKAYLREDFFWAFTPAAGDFIRFRFFQPLRLERFFFRSGNIEHPEDKLFNTSVEVLPFDNPQSDKEALQEGRSATLQYPRSSDGYLQIGSFYKGVAQGEVDPAFGPLEALRLSIQTDSPVWVILSEIFLKKAD